The Euphorbia lathyris chromosome 3, ddEupLath1.1, whole genome shotgun sequence genome contains a region encoding:
- the LOC136223159 gene encoding uncharacterized protein has protein sequence MGDPPCNSGSSGNSEAGNVAARKNVYKRNLGGADSKELAQSAYKHIALQCHNRNVSGAVGNVAIFLLKVAALETVRRVSRSKFPPVWRGIQALQFLCYPPFKWIQKWAPLKGLVKGVQMFSRPLLFLSVASAFSEQTDCNSGASNSINGFPDRSDSEINSESTLQHASLDARTGDENLQTIESENWLIQLHKELENQGIALPERINEDELNRFFTAANGDFSCLQASIKKTIRWRETYRILSEQELEIWSSMVFWHGFDVENRPCLIVRLGLACLKLPSNERPRFAQAVISQVEYGVLNLVDRDNPQITVLVDCHGISPLRVPMQMVRSCSSVLQDNFPNCLGHLLVIRLPPVVRVVAQTFIQVLKPATRKKLRIEGSRYHQVICAYLQTLPAYLGGICECKICLNTSTRARRVNEIRRIESSEDFNDGEDLLSPHLTSEIDYPLNETWDHLVRTAVFGILMVWIFMAVLAVLYDPENRPF, from the exons ATGGGAGACCCACCTTGTAATTCTGGTTCAAGCGGGAATTCTGAGGCGGGTAATGTTGCTGCCAGGAAAAATGTTTATAAGAGGAATTTAGGAGGTGCTGATTCTAAGGAATTGGCACAGAGTGCTTACAAGCACATAGCTTTGCAGTGCCACAATAGAAATGTTAGTGGTGCGGTTGGTAATGTGGCAATCTTTTTACTCAAAGTTGCTGCTTTAGAGACAGTTAGAAGGGTTTCTAGGTCAAAGTTTCCCCCTGTATGGCGTGGTATTCAGGCCTTGCAATTTCTATGCTACCCACCCTTTAAGTGGATTCAGAAATGGGCTCCTTTAAAGGGATTGGTCAAAGGCGTTCAG ATGTTTTCGAGGCCCTTATTGTTCCTTTCAGTAGCATCAGCATTCTCAGAACAAACAGACTGTAACTCTGGCGCATCAAACAGCATTAATGGTTTTCCAGACCGATCAGATTCAGAAATAAATTCTGAGTCAACCCTTCAACATGCTTCTTTGGATGCAAG GACTGGTGACGAGAATCTTCAAACTATTGAATCTGAAAATTGGTTAATCCAACTACACAAAGAGCTAGAAAATCAAGGGATTGCATTACCCGAAAG AATTAATGAGGATGAGCTCAATAGATTTTTCACTGCTGCAAATGGGGACTTTTCATGCTTGCAAGCATCCATTAAGAAAACAATCCGTTGGAGGGAGACATACAGAATTCTTTCAGAGCAAGAGCTTGAGATATGGTCAAGTATGGTCTTCTGGCATGGGTTTGATGTGGAGAACAGACCTTGCCTCATTGTACGCCTAGGACTTGCTTGCCTCAAGTTGCCATCTAATGAGAGACCTCGTTTTGCTCAAGCAGTTA TCTCCCAGGTAGAGTATGGAGTCCTAAATTTGGTTGACAGGGATAATCCTCAGATAACAGTTCTGGTGGATTGTCATGGGATATCCCCACTACGAGTTCCTATGCAGATGGTGAGATCCTGTTCTTCAGTTTTACAAGATAATTTCCCCAACTGTCTTGGCCATTTGCTTGTAATTCGGCTTCCTCCAGTTGTTCGAGTTGTTGCCCAAACTTTTATTCAA GTTTTGAAACCGGCAACTCGGAAGAAGTTGAGGATTGAAGGAAGTAGGTACCACCAGGTTATTTGTGCGTATCTCCAGACACTCCCAGCATATCTTGGTGGCATTTGTGAGTGCAAGATATGCTTAAACACCAGCACACGGGCACGACGCGTGAATGAGATCCGCAGGATAGAATCAAGTGAAGATTTTAACGATGGTGAGGATCTGCTCTCGCCTCATCTTACTTCTGAGATCGATTATCCCTTAAATGAGACGTGGGATCACTTGGTGCGAACTGCTGTGTTTGGCATTCTTATGGTTTGGATATTTATGGCAGTATTAGCCGTGTTATATGATCCTGAAAACCGCCCCTTCTAG
- the LOC136223657 gene encoding uncharacterized protein, translating to MASNLTPAFAYTILYVKDVAKSVDFYGKAFGYHVRRLDDSHRWGELESGHTTIAFTPIHQHETDNRTGQVHTPESSNDRAPVEVCFSYADVDAAYKRAVENGAVAVSEPEDKEWGQRVGYVRDVDGIVVRMGSYVSKPAKQD from the exons atggcATCCAATCTCACCCCAGCATTCGCATACACCATTCTCTACGTGAAAGACGTCGCCAAATCTGTAGATTTCTACGGCAAAGCCTTCGGCTATCACGTTCGCCGTTTAGACGATTCGCATAGATGGGGAGAACTGGAGAGTGGGCATACGACGATAGCATTCACTCCGATCCATCAGCACGAAACCGATAACAGGACCGGCCAAGTCCATACTCCGGAGAGTTCCAACGACCGAGCTCCGGTGGAGGTTTGCTTCTCCTATGCTGATGTTGATGCTGCTTATaag AGGGCGGTGGAGAATGGTGCGGTGGCGGTGAGCGAACCGGAAGATAAAGAATGGGGGCAGAGAGTTGGATATGTTCGTGATGTCGATGGAATTGTGGTGAGGATGGGAAGCTATGTTTCCAAACCGGCTAAACAAGActga
- the LOC136224135 gene encoding ubiquitin-conjugating enzyme E2 7 yields MASSQASLLLQKQLKDLCKNPVDGFSAGLVDETNIFEWSVTVIGPPDTLYEGGFFNAIMSFPLNYPNSPPTVKFTSEMWHPNVYSDGRVCISILHPPGDDPNGYELASERWMPVHTVESIVLSIISMLSSPNDESPANVEAAKEWRERRDEFKKKVSRCVRKSQEML; encoded by the exons ATGGCATCATCTCAGGCCAGTCTCCTCCTCCAAAAACAGCTCAAAG ATCTTTGTAAAAATCCTGTTGATGGATTCTCCGCAGGCTTGGTCGATGAGACTAATATATTTGAATGGAGCGTTACGGTTATTGGACCGCCTGATACGCTTTA TGAAGGAGGATTCTTTAATGCCATCATGAGCTTTCCATTGAATTATCCAAATAGCCCACCAACAGTGAAGTTTACCTCAGAAATGTGGCATCCAAATG TTTACTCTGATGGGCGTGTTTGCATATCAATTCTTCATCCACCAGGAGATGATCCAAATGGCTATGAGCTTGCAAGTGAACGTTGGATGCCTGTCCACACG GTTGAAAGCATAGTTTTGAGCATCATATCAATGCTTTCGAGTCCCAATGACGAGTCTCCTGCTAATGTTGAAGCTGCA AAGGAATGGAGAGAGAGGAGAGATGAATTCAAGAAAAAAGTAAGCCGTTGCGTGAGAAAATCACAAGAAATGTTGTGA